In Nodosilinea sp. FACHB-141, the following proteins share a genomic window:
- a CDS encoding peptidylprolyl isomerase, with product MTEATNPRVFFDITIGGTPAGRIVMELRADVTPKTAENFRALCTGEKGMGTSGVPLHFKGSSFHRVIPEFMCQGGDFTRGNGTGGESIYGMKFADENFTLKHTTPGLLSMANAGPNTNGSQFFLTTVATPWLDGKHVVFGSVVEGMDVVSTIEQVGSRSGQTSEPVVIADCGQL from the coding sequence ATGACTGAAGCAACTAATCCCAGAGTATTTTTTGACATCACCATTGGCGGCACTCCCGCAGGCCGCATTGTCATGGAGCTGCGTGCCGATGTCACCCCCAAAACCGCCGAAAACTTCCGCGCCCTCTGCACTGGCGAAAAAGGCATGGGTACCTCCGGTGTGCCGCTGCACTTCAAAGGCTCTAGCTTTCACCGCGTCATTCCTGAATTCATGTGTCAGGGTGGCGACTTTACTCGCGGCAACGGCACCGGCGGCGAGTCGATCTACGGCATGAAATTTGCTGACGAAAACTTTACTCTCAAGCACACCACCCCTGGGCTCCTGAGTATGGCCAATGCTGGCCCTAATACCAACGGGTCACAGTTCTTTTTGACCACCGTGGCTACCCCCTGGCTCGACGGCAAGCACGTGGTCTTTGGCAGCGTGGTCGAAGGCATGGATGTGGTCAGCACCATAGAGCAAGTCGGTAGCCGTAGTGGCCAAACCTCTGAGCCCGTCGTAATCGCCGACTGCGGCCAATTGTAA
- a CDS encoding type IV pilin-like G/H family protein, translated as MKASLKANLLKHFIAKKEEGGFTLIELLVVIIIIGILAAIALPSFLNQANKARQSEAKTYVGSMNRGQQAYRLENPTFAPGFVELAIGIPSATTYYNYTIGASGPFGATAFADRVDTALKSYVGAAQLNSGSATTEATTIAIICESTQANVAAAAGALTNFSTSASQSATACTNGTWKKL; from the coding sequence ATGAAAGCATCTCTCAAAGCCAACCTGCTCAAGCACTTCATTGCTAAAAAAGAAGAAGGCGGCTTCACTCTAATTGAACTGCTGGTGGTTATTATCATCATCGGTATTCTGGCTGCTATTGCCCTACCTTCCTTCCTCAACCAAGCCAACAAAGCCCGTCAGTCTGAAGCTAAAACCTACGTTGGTTCTATGAACCGTGGTCAGCAAGCTTACCGTCTAGAAAACCCTACGTTTGCTCCTGGTTTTGTGGAACTGGCCATTGGTATTCCTTCCGCCACCACTTACTACAACTACACCATTGGCGCTAGTGGTCCTTTTGGCGCAACGGCTTTTGCTGACAGAGTTGATACCGCTCTAAAGAGCTATGTCGGTGCTGCCCAGCTAAACTCGGGTAGCGCAACCACGGAAGCAACCACGATTGCAATCATTTGTGAATCGACTCAAGCTAACGTGGCTGCTGCTGCCGGTGCGCTCACCAACTTCAGCACCTCTGCAAGCCAGTCTGCTACTGCTTGCACAAACGGTACCTGGAAGAAGCTCTAG
- the ntcA gene encoding global nitrogen regulator NtcA yields the protein MVVTQDKPLANVFRQLSGGAFPPVVESYERGKTIFFPGDPAERVYFLLKGAVKLSRVYEAGEEITVALLRENSVFGVLSLITGNRSDRFYHSVAFTPVELLSVPIEQVEQALEENPELALLMLRGLSSRILQTEMMIETLAHRDMGSRLVSFLLILCRDFGVPSQDGITIDLKLSHQAIAEAIGSTRVTVTRLLGDLRQEGMISIYKKKITVHDPVNLSQQFT from the coding sequence ATGGTAGTGACCCAAGATAAGCCCCTTGCCAATGTTTTTCGTCAGCTATCTGGAGGAGCGTTTCCCCCTGTAGTCGAATCCTATGAGCGGGGAAAAACAATTTTTTTCCCTGGAGACCCAGCCGAACGGGTGTACTTCTTGCTAAAAGGGGCAGTGAAGCTGTCGCGGGTGTACGAGGCTGGAGAAGAAATCACAGTTGCTCTGCTGCGCGAAAACAGTGTGTTTGGAGTCTTGTCGCTAATTACGGGCAACCGTTCTGATCGCTTTTATCACTCCGTGGCCTTCACCCCAGTAGAGCTATTGTCTGTTCCAATTGAGCAGGTTGAGCAGGCGCTGGAGGAAAATCCTGAACTGGCCTTGCTGATGTTGAGGGGGTTATCCTCTCGCATCTTGCAAACCGAGATGATGATCGAAACCTTGGCCCATCGAGACATGGGCTCACGGCTGGTAAGTTTCTTACTCATTCTCTGTCGCGATTTTGGGGTGCCTAGCCAGGATGGCATCACTATTGACCTGAAACTGTCTCATCAGGCCATTGCTGAGGCCATCGGCTCCACTCGGGTGACTGTGACTCGCCTGCTGGGAGATTTGCGCCAGGAAGGCATGATCTCCATCTACAAAAAGAAAATTACTGTGCATGATCCGGTCAATCTGAGTCAGCAGTTTACTTAG
- a CDS encoding DUF3084 domain-containing protein, translating to MVSGYVLILAVLILGGFIATLGDRVGTRVGKARLSLFNLRPRQTATLVSIATGSVISASTLALLFGVSSQLRTGVFELSKIQADLANAEADLAQAQSTQESVETDLESATNERQRALARLQEINQSLNQAVVQQEATEGELRQTLGQLDAVSQQAAALRQSTDALRVQRDNLLAQQATIGKQIADRDRAIAKLDEEIADRDRAIAQREQRLASLEAEQDFLEQQVAVLQTQYQGLFRGNIALNRNQEILVGQGRAENREQAEEFVTGFLLEANRLVSRAIAPGALIDQQILLIGNREVEALIERLSTGEDYVVRLLSAANYVTGEPCVVQQGEPCVQVFIDATPNQQVYALGERLATVTLDPPPLGDRQLVERLNLLLAAAQFRARQDGVVSDTLQVADNRPETVLNFLETVQQSGQAVDLQAIAATDIFTVGPVQIHLAAVRDGRILFQTSGFNNPLDDSTDLLSE from the coding sequence ATGGTTTCTGGTTACGTACTGATTTTGGCGGTCTTAATTTTGGGGGGCTTTATTGCTACCCTCGGCGATCGCGTCGGCACGCGGGTGGGCAAAGCACGTCTAAGCTTGTTCAATCTACGCCCCCGGCAAACGGCTACCTTAGTCAGCATTGCCACGGGTAGCGTCATTTCAGCCTCTACACTGGCCCTGCTGTTTGGAGTGAGCAGTCAGCTGCGCACTGGGGTGTTCGAGTTGAGTAAAATTCAGGCTGATTTAGCCAACGCCGAGGCTGATTTGGCCCAGGCTCAATCTACCCAAGAGAGCGTAGAGACCGATCTGGAGTCGGCAACTAACGAACGGCAGCGGGCGCTAGCTCGATTACAAGAAATTAACCAATCGCTCAACCAGGCGGTGGTTCAGCAGGAAGCGACTGAGGGTGAACTACGCCAAACTCTAGGCCAGCTAGATGCCGTATCACAGCAGGCTGCTGCGCTGCGCCAATCGACGGACGCTCTGCGGGTTCAGCGTGATAACCTGCTGGCGCAGCAAGCCACTATTGGCAAACAGATTGCCGATCGCGATCGGGCAATTGCCAAACTAGATGAGGAGATTGCCGATCGCGATCGGGCGATCGCCCAGCGAGAGCAGCGGCTGGCTAGCCTAGAGGCCGAGCAAGACTTTTTAGAGCAGCAGGTAGCCGTTCTGCAAACGCAGTATCAAGGGCTGTTTCGGGGCAATATTGCTCTCAACCGCAACCAAGAGATTTTAGTCGGTCAAGGTCGTGCCGAGAATCGAGAGCAGGCAGAGGAGTTTGTGACGGGCTTTTTACTTGAAGCCAACCGCCTGGTGTCTCGAGCCATTGCCCCTGGGGCTTTGATCGACCAGCAAATTTTGCTGATTGGTAATCGCGAGGTCGAGGCGCTGATTGAGCGTTTGTCCACAGGTGAAGATTACGTCGTGCGCCTGCTGTCTGCGGCTAACTATGTAACGGGCGAGCCCTGCGTGGTGCAGCAGGGTGAACCCTGCGTGCAGGTCTTTATCGATGCCACCCCTAATCAGCAGGTTTATGCTCTGGGTGAGCGATTGGCAACGGTCACGCTAGACCCTCCTCCTCTGGGCGATCGCCAGCTAGTTGAGCGACTTAACCTTCTGTTGGCAGCCGCTCAATTTCGGGCCCGACAGGACGGCGTTGTCAGCGACACGCTACAAGTAGCCGACAACCGGCCTGAAACGGTGCTCAATTTCTTAGAGACTGTTCAGCAATCGGGGCAGGCTGTCGATCTTCAGGCTATTGCTGCCACTGATATTTTCACGGTAGGGCCGGTTCAAATTCATCTAGCAGCAGTGCGCGACGGGCGCATTCTGTTTCAAACGAGTGGATTCAATAATCCCCTGGACGATAGCACTGACTTGCTAAGCGAATAG
- a CDS encoding MoaD/ThiS family protein, producing the protein MAVKVLIPTPLQKFTNNQAALECSGGNIVDLLNDLESNCPGIKARLCDDSGELRRFVNFYVNSEDIRFLDGKETALNDGDEVSIVPAVAGG; encoded by the coding sequence ATGGCTGTTAAAGTACTAATTCCAACCCCGCTGCAAAAATTCACCAACAACCAGGCTGCCCTCGAATGTAGTGGTGGCAATATCGTAGATCTGCTCAATGATTTGGAGAGCAACTGCCCCGGCATTAAAGCCCGGCTGTGTGACGATTCTGGCGAACTGCGCCGCTTTGTCAACTTCTACGTCAACAGCGAAGACATTCGCTTTCTCGATGGTAAAGAGACTGCCCTTAATGATGGAGACGAAGTCAGCATCGTCCCTGCCGTAGCTGGGGGCTAA
- the pruA gene encoding L-glutamate gamma-semialdehyde dehydrogenase — protein sequence MVAPAIKPQTDSLQYEAKTLAIATVLLGATREKKNLFAQMRDQMRWDDRIMDFAMGNPGLKVQLFRFIDALPALRSKPEIARHLQEYLSAEEVELPNALKGLLNFTNPDSVPGQLAATTVAPAVETLAYRYISGETIEKAIRAIERMRKDKLTFTMDLLGEAVITEEEAHAYLQRYLDLMAQLSNAAKNWKTVDAIDLADGKELAKVQVSVKLTAFYSQFDPLDAEGSRAKVSEHIRTLLRRAQELGVAVHFDMEQYRYKALTLAILKDILMEAEFRQRDDLGVTLQAYLQDSYNDLKDLVIWAKNRGTPVTVRLVKGAYWDQETITARQNGWRSPVYSQKVSTDANFERMTRLLLENHQYLYAAIGSHNVRSQAHAMAIAEELNIPRRNIELQVLYGMADKLAKTLADKGYRVRVYAPFGELIPGMSYLIRRLLENTANSSFLRQNQEDVPVETLLAAPEFAPEDAPGNTAHPLPPAPYPNAPDLDFAIATKRSQATEALKTVHAQLGRRYNPIINGEAVDTEATADSVNPSKPAELVGKLGLASQEQADAAIAAAKAAFPAWAATPAKERGAILRRAADLMEERRHELNAWMVYEVGKPLGQADPEVSEAIDFCRYYADEMERLDAGYAYDYPGETNRYRYFPRGIAVVISPWNFPLAIATGMTVAALVTGNCTILKPAENSAVIAAKIAEILIEAGMPPGVFQYLPARGSTVGAHLVNHPDVHLIAFTGSREVGCRIYADAAQWRPGQRHMKRVIAEMGGKNGIIIDESADLDQAVQGVVYSAFGYSGQKCSACSRAIVVASVYDAFIHRLVEATRSLNVGEAVKPSTKVGPVIDANAQAKIKEYIEKGKAEATLALEMPTPADGYFVGPTVFTNVKPDAAIAQEEIFGPVLAVIKAQDFDDALRIANDTDYGLTGGLYSRTPSHIERVQNEFAVGNLYINRGITGAIVSRQPFGGFKMSGVGSKAGGPDYLLQFLEPRHVSENVQRQGFAPIEGVD from the coding sequence GTGGTAGCCCCAGCAATTAAGCCTCAGACCGACTCACTACAGTACGAGGCTAAGACCCTCGCGATCGCCACCGTCCTGCTCGGCGCCACCCGCGAGAAGAAAAACCTCTTCGCCCAAATGCGCGACCAAATGCGCTGGGACGACAGAATTATGGATTTTGCCATGGGCAACCCTGGGCTGAAGGTGCAGCTGTTTCGCTTCATCGACGCGCTGCCTGCCCTGCGCAGCAAACCTGAGATCGCCCGCCACCTGCAGGAGTATCTATCGGCGGAAGAAGTCGAACTGCCCAATGCGCTCAAGGGATTGCTGAACTTTACCAATCCCGATTCGGTGCCTGGCCAACTCGCCGCTACCACCGTTGCCCCAGCGGTGGAAACCCTCGCCTATCGCTACATTTCGGGCGAAACCATCGAGAAGGCGATCAGGGCGATCGAGCGCATGCGCAAAGACAAGCTCACCTTCACCATGGATCTGCTGGGTGAAGCGGTGATCACTGAGGAAGAAGCCCATGCCTACCTTCAGCGCTACCTGGATTTAATGGCGCAGCTGTCTAATGCGGCGAAAAACTGGAAGACCGTCGACGCGATCGATCTGGCAGATGGCAAGGAACTAGCCAAGGTTCAGGTTTCCGTTAAGCTCACCGCCTTCTACTCCCAGTTCGACCCGCTGGATGCGGAAGGCAGCCGCGCCAAGGTGAGCGAGCACATTCGCACCCTGCTGCGCCGCGCCCAGGAACTAGGCGTTGCTGTCCACTTCGATATGGAGCAGTACCGCTACAAGGCCCTGACCCTGGCAATTCTCAAAGACATTTTGATGGAGGCTGAATTTCGCCAGCGCGACGACCTGGGCGTTACCCTGCAGGCCTACCTACAGGACAGCTACAACGATCTGAAGGATCTGGTGATTTGGGCGAAAAATCGCGGCACCCCGGTCACCGTGCGCCTGGTGAAGGGTGCTTACTGGGATCAAGAGACTATTACTGCGCGGCAAAACGGCTGGCGTAGCCCGGTCTATAGCCAAAAAGTTTCTACCGACGCCAATTTTGAGCGCATGACCCGGCTGCTGCTAGAGAACCATCAATACCTCTATGCCGCTATTGGCAGCCATAACGTGCGATCGCAGGCCCACGCCATGGCGATCGCCGAAGAACTCAACATTCCCCGCCGCAACATCGAGCTGCAAGTGCTCTACGGCATGGCTGACAAGCTGGCCAAAACCCTAGCTGATAAAGGCTACCGGGTACGGGTCTATGCTCCCTTTGGCGAGCTGATTCCGGGGATGTCATACCTAATTCGCCGCCTGCTGGAAAATACCGCCAACAGCTCGTTCCTGCGGCAGAACCAGGAAGACGTGCCCGTAGAGACCCTGCTGGCGGCACCGGAGTTTGCCCCAGAAGACGCCCCCGGCAACACCGCGCATCCCTTACCCCCCGCCCCCTACCCCAACGCCCCCGACCTCGACTTCGCGATCGCCACCAAGCGATCCCAAGCCACCGAAGCACTTAAGACCGTCCACGCCCAACTCGGTCGGCGTTACAACCCGATCATCAATGGTGAAGCGGTCGATACCGAAGCTACGGCAGATTCGGTGAACCCGTCGAAGCCAGCGGAACTGGTCGGCAAGCTGGGATTGGCCAGTCAAGAGCAAGCAGATGCGGCGATCGCCGCTGCCAAAGCGGCTTTCCCTGCCTGGGCCGCCACACCTGCAAAGGAGCGCGGAGCTATCCTGCGTCGCGCCGCTGATCTCATGGAAGAGCGCCGCCACGAACTCAACGCCTGGATGGTGTACGAAGTCGGCAAACCCCTGGGTCAGGCCGACCCTGAAGTCTCCGAAGCCATTGACTTCTGCCGCTACTACGCTGACGAGATGGAGCGGCTTGATGCTGGGTACGCCTACGACTACCCCGGTGAAACCAACCGCTATCGCTACTTCCCGCGCGGCATCGCAGTAGTGATCTCGCCTTGGAATTTTCCCCTAGCGATCGCTACCGGCATGACCGTCGCGGCTCTAGTCACCGGTAACTGCACCATCCTCAAGCCCGCTGAAAACTCCGCCGTGATCGCCGCCAAGATCGCCGAAATTTTGATCGAAGCGGGTATGCCCCCCGGCGTTTTTCAGTACCTCCCGGCCCGAGGCTCTACCGTCGGCGCACACCTGGTTAACCACCCGGACGTGCACCTGATTGCCTTTACCGGCTCCCGCGAGGTGGGCTGTCGCATCTACGCCGATGCGGCCCAATGGCGACCTGGCCAGCGCCACATGAAGCGCGTGATCGCTGAAATGGGCGGCAAAAACGGCATCATCATCGACGAAAGCGCGGATTTAGATCAAGCGGTGCAGGGCGTGGTCTACTCCGCCTTTGGCTACAGCGGCCAGAAATGCTCGGCTTGTTCTCGGGCGATCGTGGTGGCCTCGGTGTATGACGCCTTTATCCATCGCTTGGTAGAAGCCACCCGCTCTCTCAATGTGGGCGAAGCGGTGAAACCCAGCACCAAGGTCGGCCCGGTGATTGACGCCAACGCCCAGGCCAAAATCAAGGAGTACATCGAGAAAGGCAAAGCCGAAGCTACCCTGGCGCTGGAAATGCCAACGCCCGCCGACGGTTACTTCGTTGGCCCTACTGTGTTTACTAATGTGAAACCTGATGCAGCGATCGCCCAAGAAGAAATCTTTGGCCCGGTTCTAGCCGTCATCAAAGCCCAAGACTTCGACGATGCCCTACGCATCGCCAACGATACCGACTACGGGTTAACGGGCGGACTCTACTCCCGCACTCCTTCCCACATTGAGCGGGTGCAGAACGAGTTTGCTGTTGGCAACCTCTACATCAATCGGGGGATTACGGGGGCGATCGTCTCTCGCCAGCCCTTCGGCGGCTTCAAGATGTCGGGCGTTGGTTCTAAAGCGGGCGGCCCAGACTACCTGCTGCAATTTCTAGAACCTCGCCACGTTAGTGAAAACGTCCAGCGCCAGGGCTTTGCTCCGATTGAAGGCGTAGATTAA
- the thrC gene encoding threonine synthase, with amino-acid sequence MTQSIEQAIATKPTFSALKCRECGETYDLGAKHVCEDVCFGPLEVAYDYDEIRRRVTRSSIQAGPLSIWRYKDFLPVSTDNPIDVGTGMTPLVRANRLARQLGLKELYIKNDAVNMPTLSFKDRVVSVALTRARELGFTTVSCASTGNLANSTAAIAAHAGLDCCVFIPADLEAGKVLGTLIYNPTVMAVQGNYDQVNRLCSEVANTQGWGFVNINLRPYYSEGSKTLGYEVAEQLGWRLPDHIVAPLASGSLFTKIYKGFQEFVKVGLVDDKPVRFSGAQAEGCSPIAQAFKEGRDFVTPVKPNTIAKSIAIGNPADGIYALDIARKTNGNIESVTDAEVIEGMKLLAETEGIFTETAGGTTIAVLKKLVEAGKIDPDESTVVYITGNGLKTQEAVQGYIGEPFTIEPKLDSFERALERSRTLDRLEWQQVLV; translated from the coding sequence ATGACGCAGTCTATCGAACAAGCGATCGCCACCAAGCCCACATTTTCAGCATTGAAATGCCGAGAATGTGGTGAGACCTATGACTTAGGCGCCAAGCATGTGTGCGAAGACGTGTGCTTTGGCCCATTAGAGGTAGCCTACGACTATGACGAAATTCGCAGGCGGGTCACCCGCAGCAGTATCCAAGCAGGGCCGCTGTCAATTTGGCGCTACAAGGACTTTTTGCCCGTCAGCACCGATAACCCAATTGATGTGGGAACCGGCATGACACCCCTAGTGCGGGCCAACCGACTGGCGCGGCAGCTAGGGCTAAAAGAACTCTATATAAAGAATGACGCTGTCAACATGCCCACCCTGAGTTTCAAGGACCGGGTGGTATCGGTGGCGCTGACCCGAGCAAGAGAGCTAGGGTTTACTACAGTATCTTGTGCCAGTACAGGAAACCTAGCAAACTCTACGGCGGCGATCGCAGCTCATGCTGGCCTTGACTGCTGTGTATTCATCCCCGCTGACCTGGAAGCAGGCAAAGTGCTCGGCACCCTAATTTACAACCCTACAGTGATGGCTGTGCAGGGCAACTATGACCAGGTCAACCGTCTGTGCTCTGAGGTAGCCAACACCCAAGGGTGGGGGTTCGTCAACATCAATCTGCGCCCCTACTACTCCGAAGGGTCTAAAACCCTGGGCTACGAAGTAGCTGAACAGCTAGGTTGGCGCTTACCAGACCACATCGTAGCGCCGTTGGCATCGGGGTCACTATTTACCAAGATCTACAAAGGCTTTCAAGAATTTGTGAAGGTCGGCCTCGTCGACGATAAGCCTGTACGCTTTAGCGGTGCCCAAGCCGAGGGATGCTCTCCTATTGCCCAAGCCTTTAAAGAAGGCCGCGATTTTGTGACTCCGGTCAAACCCAATACGATTGCCAAGTCTATTGCCATTGGAAACCCCGCCGACGGTATCTATGCGCTCGATATAGCTCGTAAAACCAACGGCAACATCGAGTCAGTAACCGATGCTGAAGTGATTGAAGGCATGAAGCTTTTGGCTGAAACCGAAGGTATCTTCACCGAGACTGCTGGCGGCACCACCATTGCAGTACTCAAAAAACTGGTAGAAGCCGGTAAGATTGACCCCGACGAGTCTACAGTCGTCTACATTACCGGCAACGGCCTGAAGACCCAAGAGGCTGTACAGGGTTACATTGGTGAGCCCTTTACCATTGAGCCTAAGCTCGACAGCTTCGAGCGTGCCCTAGAGCGCTCCCGCACCCTCGACCGGCTGGAATGGCAGCAGGTATTAGTCTAG
- a CDS encoding O-antigen ligase family protein: MASPMAQTSAQQLNAVFKGWWLGGVGLVAVVFMTWLPHSYLRMVSWPWALVWQLGFLAFGGWLVWQLRQFHVPFRPLGYGLDWAVAGTGIVLMVCSLASDFKTVALWNVVLATYYFFALYCGVNWINQAQLKATQVAAAIATTMLGTTLISLLLWRPTSGAELDDSFSTALRNAMPFGHHNFVGGYFALALPFVAACAVAFKGWLRWLMAAASALAAIALYLSGSRGALLGILVWLLLIVVAFVVNPTAKGRTQRWLLGGLGLAVAISALASNSRVRSLFGGLDFNDPSGFVVQDGPVLDRYFLAKTALNIFSHRPLVGVGPGVMSRVSNLYRPIETGLGQDHSQQLHSTPFQLLGEMGLLGLGLDLAWLVLVAALWLRLYQTAQEPASRWLLYGAGGSFLAYGVSSLTDYQLENVGISMALGALLLLLLSLANQTELPSLPTLSGGTRRYLSLALVAWLAITTYLWFVTDLGFFFAHRALSRAERGDVASSLQQLSAAATFVPWDPTYPALSGQIIYQLLPLVSPGEQDAVRRDALTNLYSAAAIAPNDAWFNYNMAVLLLPQNPAAAADYSRRAVQLLPRKSALSRYVLGQAYLAQGQTEAAVTAFSLQGLGHPEFLTLPLWEQESLAPIKQQVLDQALTYHESILNGLSPKIPGYSTFYDQTALIRWWQRQPLTANRDGLRPITQALLATDQSLEAALAIVNQALEATPQDQALLLLRAWLSPAAAQNYFAQAELPAHEKVLLTESLGQFRDVRSWLTSLVEPVELTGRSLLGLTYRNRYAQGINFIAPIEEMEQWAIPNLLGLFEELPREFVALDQAIETIQTKQLNLPSAVKNRFEITPPPPLPENFFSQV, translated from the coding sequence ATGGCATCTCCCATGGCCCAAACCTCTGCTCAACAACTCAATGCTGTTTTTAAAGGTTGGTGGCTGGGAGGGGTAGGCCTGGTAGCTGTTGTCTTCATGACCTGGCTACCTCACAGTTACCTGCGCATGGTGAGTTGGCCATGGGCCTTGGTGTGGCAGCTGGGGTTTCTAGCTTTTGGCGGCTGGCTGGTCTGGCAGCTACGCCAGTTTCACGTGCCGTTTCGTCCCCTAGGTTACGGGCTCGATTGGGCTGTAGCCGGCACAGGTATTGTTTTAATGGTTTGCAGCCTGGCCAGCGACTTCAAAACAGTGGCCCTGTGGAATGTGGTTTTAGCAACGTACTACTTTTTTGCGTTGTACTGCGGCGTCAATTGGATAAACCAGGCCCAGCTCAAAGCTACTCAGGTAGCCGCAGCAATCGCCACAACGATGCTAGGCACCACCCTAATTTCCTTACTTCTATGGCGACCTACGTCAGGGGCAGAGTTAGACGACAGTTTTTCTACTGCCCTGCGCAATGCCATGCCCTTTGGCCACCACAATTTCGTGGGTGGCTACTTTGCTCTAGCGCTGCCGTTTGTTGCAGCCTGTGCTGTGGCCTTTAAGGGATGGCTGCGGTGGTTGATGGCGGCGGCCTCGGCCTTGGCTGCGATCGCTCTCTACCTCAGCGGATCGCGGGGGGCGTTGTTGGGAATTTTGGTGTGGTTGCTTCTTATAGTCGTTGCCTTTGTTGTCAACCCCACCGCTAAGGGCAGAACCCAGCGTTGGTTGCTAGGCGGCCTGGGGTTAGCCGTCGCGATTAGCGCTCTAGCCAGCAACTCAAGGGTTCGCAGCTTGTTTGGCGGTCTAGATTTTAACGATCCTTCTGGCTTTGTAGTACAAGATGGCCCGGTGCTCGATCGTTACTTCCTGGCTAAGACTGCCCTTAACATTTTTAGCCATCGTCCATTGGTGGGCGTGGGGCCAGGGGTGATGAGCCGTGTCTCAAATCTATATCGCCCGATAGAAACGGGCCTAGGTCAAGACCATTCTCAGCAGCTTCACAGTACGCCGTTTCAGCTTTTAGGAGAGATGGGGCTACTGGGTCTTGGGCTGGATCTGGCATGGCTGGTACTTGTCGCCGCGCTCTGGCTGCGTCTATACCAAACTGCACAAGAGCCGGCTAGTCGATGGTTGCTGTATGGCGCAGGCGGTAGCTTCTTAGCCTACGGGGTATCTAGCCTCACTGACTACCAGCTTGAAAACGTTGGCATTTCCATGGCGCTTGGGGCCTTGCTACTCCTGTTGCTCAGCCTAGCAAATCAAACAGAGCTGCCCTCGCTGCCTACCCTAAGTGGAGGAACCCGCCGCTATCTTAGCCTGGCCCTGGTAGCCTGGTTGGCGATCACAACCTATTTGTGGTTTGTGACCGACCTAGGCTTCTTTTTTGCCCACCGTGCCCTCAGCCGTGCAGAACGAGGCGATGTAGCTAGCTCGTTGCAACAGCTATCTGCCGCTGCCACTTTCGTTCCTTGGGATCCAACCTACCCCGCCCTATCCGGACAAATCATCTATCAACTGCTGCCTCTCGTGTCTCCAGGTGAGCAAGATGCTGTGCGCCGCGATGCCTTGACTAATCTGTATAGCGCTGCTGCGATCGCCCCCAACGATGCCTGGTTTAATTACAACATGGCGGTTCTGCTGTTACCTCAAAACCCAGCTGCTGCAGCGGACTATAGCCGCCGTGCCGTGCAGCTACTCCCCAGAAAAAGTGCCTTGAGCCGCTATGTGCTGGGGCAAGCCTACCTAGCCCAAGGCCAAACCGAAGCCGCCGTAACCGCGTTTAGCCTTCAAGGCCTTGGCCATCCCGAATTTTTGACTTTGCCTCTGTGGGAGCAAGAGTCCTTAGCACCAATTAAACAGCAGGTTTTAGATCAGGCGTTAACCTACCACGAGTCCATACTCAACGGGCTATCGCCAAAGATCCCAGGATATTCCACTTTTTACGACCAAACAGCGCTGATTCGCTGGTGGCAGAGACAACCTCTCACCGCCAACCGTGACGGGCTAAGACCAATCACGCAGGCGCTTTTAGCCACAGACCAAAGCCTCGAAGCAGCCCTAGCCATCGTTAATCAAGCACTAGAAGCCACTCCCCAAGATCAGGCTCTGTTGCTGCTTCGGGCATGGCTTTCGCCTGCCGCTGCCCAAAACTACTTTGCTCAAGCCGAGCTTCCTGCACATGAGAAGGTACTGCTAACCGAATCGTTGGGGCAATTTCGAGATGTGCGATCGTGGTTGACTTCCCTAGTAGAACCGGTTGAACTAACTGGCCGTAGCTTGCTAGGGCTCACCTATCGCAATCGATACGCTCAGGGCATTAACTTTATTGCACCCATTGAGGAAATGGAGCAGTGGGCTATCCCTAACTTACTTGGGTTGTTTGAGGAGCTGCCCAGGGAGTTTGTGGCGCTAGACCAAGCTATAGAAACGATTCAAACCAAGCAGCTTAACTTGCCTAGTGCCGTCAAGAATCGCTTTGAAATTACACCCCCGCCTCCACTGCCCGAAAACTTTTTTAGTCAGGTGTGA